The sequence below is a genomic window from Fusobacterium varium.
GAACAGTATTAGATGCTGCTACTGCAAGAATCGCTATTCTAGCTGGAGCTGAATTTATCGTTTCTCCTGCTTTTGATGAAGAAACTGCTAAATTATGTAACTTATACCAAGTACCATATATGCCTGGATGTATGACTATCACTGAAATGACTAAAGCTATGCAATATGGATCAGATATCATCAAATTATTCCCTGGAAGTGCTTTCGGACCTTCATTTGTTAAAGCTGTTAAAGCTCCTCTTCCTCAAGCTAACATCATGCCTACAGGTGGAGTAAGCTTAGATAACATCGAAGAATGGTTCAAAAATGGTGTTGTAGCTGTTGGTGCTGGAGGAAAACTTGCTTCTGGTTCAACTGAAGATATCATTGCTACTGCAAAAGCTTTTGTTTCAAAAATCAGAGAAATAAAAAATAAATAATTAAAGGATGGCCTACAATGGAAAAAATATTTGATTTTAAAAATAGAGAATTTGGATTAGCTTGTAGTGGAGAACTTTTATTAAGACTTTCTCCTGTAAATAGTGAACTACTTGTTCAAGGAACTCTTTTAGAAAAAAATATCGGTGGTGCAGAATTTAACGTAGCAACTGGAGTTTCTTCTCTTGGAGTAAAAAGTACTCTTATCACTAAACTACCAGAAAATGAACTTGGAAGATATGCAAAAAGAGTTATAAACTCTAATGGAGTAGATAGCAGCTTTATAGTTGATGACAACTCACTTTACAAACGTTTAGCTATATACTTCTATGAATATGGAGCATCTCCTAGAAAACCAAATGTTACTTATGATAGACATGATTCATCTTTCCAATTCTTAGAAGCTGATGAATTAGATAAATCAATTTATGATAAATGTGAAATCTTCCACACAAGTGGAATCAGTCTTGGACTTTGTGAAAAATCTAAACAACTTACTAAAGATTTAATTAAAAACTTCAAAGAAAAAGGTGGATTAATCTCTTTTGACGTAAACTTTAGAAGAAATCTTTGGGGAGATGAGCAAAATGCTAGAGTTGAAATAGAAAAAATACTTCCTTCTATAGATATTCTATTTGCATCTGAAGAAACATTTAGAAAGATGTTTAAAGAAACTGGAGATCTTAAAGAGATCATGAGAAACTTTGCTGAAAAGCATGATCTTGCTTTAATAGCTTCTACTCAAAGAACTGTAAACTCTCCTAAATCTCACAACTTCACATCTATTATCTACAATAGAAAAGAGGATAAATTCTACTTCGAAAAACCATATGAAAATATAGAAATCGTAGATAGAATTGGAAGTGGAGATGCTTATGTTGCAGGAGTTCTTTATGGAATTTTAAAATATAACGACACTGAAAAAGCATTAAAATATGGAAATGCTTGTGGAGCTGTAAAAAATACTATCGTTGGAGATAATAACTGTGCTGGAGCTAACCTTATTGAAGGAATCATAGCTGATCATGAATTTGGAAGCACAAGTGAAATGAATAGATAATTTGCCCACTTATCTTTAATAAAGTTAATATAAACAAAAAAACTCAGATTAATTCTGAGTTTTTTTGTTATAGTTAGATTTATTTATTTTTTTCAAAATACTCTTTTCCTTTGAAATAGAAAACTAATGAAAATACTATTATTATCATTCCTGCTACTGTATTAAATGTTGGTACTTCATCTGGAAGCATTATCCAGCTTAAAATAGCTCCTAAAATTGGATTGATTAATCTACACATATTTACTTCTGAAACCTTTGTATTCTTATCTTGAAGAGCTATAAACCAGAAACTAAATGCAAATACTGAAACAAAAACTAAAGTTCCTAAACTTAAATAAAATCCTATAGGTTTTCCTATAAATTGTTTATATCCTTCTATTGCAACTCCTGTTACATATAGTAAAAATCCCCCAAAGAACATTTGAACAGCATTTAAAAATACAGGATCAATATTTGCTTTGTACTCTGCTACTTTAATTGCTGAATACCCTTGGAAAATTATATTCATAAACAGAAGACCTATACCAATAAGCCCAATTCCATTGATAGAGTATCCCCCACTTTTTACTCCTATTATCATTAATAATCCAACT
It includes:
- a CDS encoding sugar kinase; translation: MEKIFDFKNREFGLACSGELLLRLSPVNSELLVQGTLLEKNIGGAEFNVATGVSSLGVKSTLITKLPENELGRYAKRVINSNGVDSSFIVDDNSLYKRLAIYFYEYGASPRKPNVTYDRHDSSFQFLEADELDKSIYDKCEIFHTSGISLGLCEKSKQLTKDLIKNFKEKGGLISFDVNFRRNLWGDEQNARVEIEKILPSIDILFASEETFRKMFKETGDLKEIMRNFAEKHDLALIASTQRTVNSPKSHNFTSIIYNRKEDKFYFEKPYENIEIVDRIGSGDAYVAGVLYGILKYNDTEKALKYGNACGAVKNTIVGDNNCAGANLIEGIIADHEFGSTSEMNR
- a CDS encoding bifunctional 2-keto-4-hydroxyglutarate aldolase/2-keto-3-deoxy-6-phosphogluconate aldolase, which produces MLKKSEILNKITEIGIVAVVRSETIAEGIRISKACVEGGIPAIEVTYTVPGATEVIKALKEEFTPDQLVIGAGTVLDAATARIAILAGAEFIVSPAFDEETAKLCNLYQVPYMPGCMTITEMTKAMQYGSDIIKLFPGSAFGPSFVKAVKAPLPQANIMPTGGVSLDNIEEWFKNGVVAVGAGGKLASGSTEDIIATAKAFVSKIREIKNK
- a CDS encoding DMT family transporter; amino-acid sequence: MFKKKGLLYAILASILWAIVNPVIKTGLSYDMTPMNFAGLRFTSVGIILLVYTWHKGMWEEVRKNSKLFTLLTLVNIFLGYAAFYIGVNLVDGAISSIIMGTTPFVNIILSHIMTKNDKLNKHKVISILISLVGLLMIIGVKSGGYSINGIGLIGIGLLFMNIIFQGYSAIKVAEYKANIDPVFLNAVQMFFGGFLLYVTGVAIEGYKQFIGKPIGFYLSLGTLVFVSVFAFSFWFIALQDKNTKVSEVNMCRLINPILGAILSWIMLPDEVPTFNTVAGMIIIVFSLVFYFKGKEYFEKNK